A region from the Helicoverpa armigera isolate CAAS_96S chromosome 6, ASM3070526v1, whole genome shotgun sequence genome encodes:
- the LOC110371968 gene encoding nuclear receptor coactivator 2 isoform X7, with protein sequence MLPMVQTEPVHFNCGVSVNVAASPPATLPPSLTPDSDVDELVDIFFDVDVAVNTLPRIESCDLQLGDTWRGMQGKMSVTAPVKKIRKKSDNKPQSQINKCHNEKKRRELENETINQLEELLGTCLAEVKQPDKNGIVREATRQIQEVLRRRRECPEECPLRVAQCLSPVQAGEVSSTQPSCAGLHYSELTSLIEALKHYTGTLGWVLLEINSKAEIECITENIKELTLQDRTELYKKSIFSLLHVKDHVKLRPLLRNIQTFNWSSGEIDKFQAIQARLLIKNSNGTDSAGYAECVIHAAPVRGSSSEEAGSVMCVIRRCEDASAALLPGDGGPPAITAKHSDHIVFRLDCNFIILFCDLSGVENLINTSKPLVGTRYLELVENCDRIRVAAHLQEAVCLPAPPAISEPFRLRIAPDRPCFRVVARSRLFRAKPSSGEPDFIMSTHTVLGDEDMDLLETDGPRPPVGGPLMTSVANGESSTCEPRYRSPISPNDGNPFLSEFDLEPWASSLLGEMPSEDSKDRKESVPETHSQPLTPRAPPTPGEGPPSNQPAEEPNRLRSLLSKKPMPGNEGAVNSNNRILKDLLKQEDEEATGSETSAPHTPHTPHTPLTPHTPHTPSAALSPLHSAQPRPPPHALHAPHQPHQPHPAPQHHHNNSDVLLRILNDKSDEDAEENRRNSGDGNRGVSQPSALLSQLLSSSNGPSGNGRQQDNSDNYMERMAGVKRKFEETNKGAPSNPKRATPENQQVTSSALPASSAASSTATSPATSSSPGMSQLCQKNQILVSLLARQQTTPTTPLPLPNPNLRAYGPTARPRPPPPPQMPPQRHLHSTLSNILTGANHRPNNMNGGGGVPAEGGGAALGSSHLQMVLQSGALAAGARYPAPHAMQHYPQQAPGHVYNNQPQQTTSNNVRPQGGPAGDSEVPSDLTLSDILDEVIENMPDADRPQPDVNVRQRQGMKEKNAMINAIRQSLMQYEAVGKSPGGSSPSAGAGPGVAAGAAPRAAPAGYGAPVSPGSPEPRERWRALQCGLPGYADPARARALVEQERARLLQLQRTQQMLVSPEAAEQPQADLGSTINALVSATPPNVALTRTDYHHQMYHQNNQMGPNYGTNKITTSQQNPMLSRQLSVAGSGAYSHSGGVSTHTAAALHTPMTPAQPYHRPPRPHLGAGNGGGGAGAGGTSEYVRNELRAVVGARARPELHALQPPDMDALIAYDITPPEYYGGGLGGGGAGGGR encoded by the exons ATGCTACCTATGGTACAGACAGAACCTGTGCATTTCAATTGCGGGGTATCTGTCAATGTGGCCGCTTCCCCTCCGGCTACATTGCCACCCTCGCTTACACCGGATTCCGATGTGGATGAACTAGTCGACATCTTCTTCGACGTTGATGTTGCTGTCAACACATTGCCGAG AATTGAATCCTGTGACCTCCAACTGGGAGACACATGGAGGGGGATGCAAGGCAAGATGAGCGTGACAGCGCCGGTTAAGAAGATAAGAAAAAAGTCAGACAATAAGCCACAATCTCAAAT aaATAAGTGTCACAACGAGAAGAAGCGACGGGAACTCGAAAACGAAACCATAAATCAGCTTGAAGAGCTTCTCGGCACCTGTCTCGCTGAAGTAAAGCAGCCGGATAAGAACGGCATCGTACGCGAGGCCACCCGGCAGATCCAGGAGGTGCTGCGGCGCCGGCGGGAGTGCCCCGAGGAGTGTCCGCTGCGCGTCGCCCAGTGCCTCTCGCCCGTGCAAGCCGGCGAAGTCAGCTCCACACAGCCCTCCTGCGCTGGGTTACATTACTCCGAGCTCACATCACTAATCgag gCGCTCAAGCACTACACCGGCACCCTCGGATGGGTTTTATTGGAAATAAACTCAAAGGCTGAAATAGAATGTATAACCGAAAACATTAAGGAGCTCACTCTGCAAGACAGAACAGAGTTATACAAGAAATCGATATTCTCGCTTTTGCATGTCAAAGATCATGTAAAATTAAGACCGTTGTTAAGAAATATACAAACCTTTAACTGGAGTTCAGGAGAAATCGACAAATTTCAAGCTATACAAGCTCGTCTTCTTATCAAAAACTCCAATGGGACTGACAGTGCTGG GTACGCGGAGTGCGTGATCCACGCTGCGCCAGTGCGCGGCTCGTCCTCGGAGGAGGCCGGCTCCGTCATGTGCGTCATCCGGCGCTGCGAGGACGCGTCGGCCGCACTTCTCCCCGGCGACGGCGGCCCGCCCGCCATCACCGCCAAACACTCCGATCACATCGTCTTCAGATTGGATTGtaacttcattattttat tttgTGATTTAAGTGGAGTGGAAAACTTAATAAACACTTCTAAACCCCTGGTGGGTACTCGTTATTTGGAACTAGTTGAGAATTGTGATCGTATTCGTGTAGCCGCGCACTTACAAGAAGCCGTGTGTCTTCCCGCGCCGCCAGCTATCAGTGAACCATTTCGGTTGCGTATCGCTCCTGATAGACCTTGCTTCAGAGTCGTAGCGCGGTCACGTCTATTCAGAGCGAAACCGTCGTCGGGCGAGCCGGATTTTATAATGTCCACGCACACCGTCCTGGGCGACGAAGACATGGATCTCCTCGAAACAGACGGTCCTCGGCCACCAGTTGGCGGGCCACTCATGACGTCTGTTGCAAACGGAGAATCCTCTACGTGTGAACCACGATATCGGTCACCTATAAGTCCCAATGATGGCAATCCTTTTCTTAGTGAATTCGACCTGGAACCTTGGGCATCGTCTTTGCTCGGCGAAATGCCGAGTGAAGACTCAAAAGACCGCAAAGAGAGTGTCCCCGAAACTCACTCGCAACCCTTAACGCCGCGGGCACCGCCGACACCGGGAGAGGGACCACCTTCAAATCAGCCGGCCGAGGAGCCCAATAGGCTTCGGAGTCTCCTTAGTAAGAAACCAATGCCGGGAAACGAAGGTGCGGTGAATTCGAACAACCGTATACTAAAAGATTTGCTGAAGCAAGAAGACGAAGAGGCTACAGGGAGCGAGACGTCAGCGCCGCACACACCGCACACGCCGCACACGCCGCTGACGCCGCACACGCCGCACACGCCCAGCGCCGCGCTGTCGCCGCTGCATTCCGCgcagccgcgcccgccgccgcacGCGCTGCACGCGCCGCACCAGCCGCACCAGCCGCACCCCGCGCCGCAGCACCATCACAACAACTCCGACGTCTTGCTCAGG ATATTAAATGACAAGTCGGACGAGGATGCCGAGGAGAACCGAAGAAATTCTGGTGACGGGAACCGAGGCGTGTCCCAACCAAGCGCTCTGCTATCCCAATTGCTCTCTAGTAGTAATGGGCCGTCTGGCAATGGACGACAGCAGGACAACAGCGACAATTACATGGAAAGAATGGCCGGAGTCAAACGCAAGTTCGAAGAAACTAACAAAGGAGCCCCTAGTAATCCTAAAAGGGCTACGCCTGAAAACCAGCAG GTAACGTCGAGCGCGCTCCCCGCATCATCGGCAGCGTCATCGACTGCCACGAGTCCGGCCACGAGCAGCAGCCCCGGCATGAGCCAGCTGTGTCAGAAGAACCAGATCCTGGTATCCCTGCTAGCGCGGCAGCAGACCACGCCCACCACGCCGCTGCCCCTCCCCAACCCCAACCTGCGCGCCTACGGGCCCACCGCGCGGCCACgccccccgccgccgccgcagatGCCGCCGCAACGACATTTGCACTCCACGCTGTCCAATATACTGACCGGAGCCAACCA CCGGCCGAACAACATGAACGGCGGTGGCGGCGTCCCGGcggagggcggcggcgcggcgctgggcTCGAGCCACCTGCAGATGGTGCTGCAGAGCGGCGCGCTGGCGGCCGGAGCACGCTACCCCGCGCCGCATGCCATGCAGCACTACCCGCAGCAGGCGCCCGGACACGTCTACAACAACCAGCCGCAACAGACAAC AAGTAATAACGTGCGACCTCAAGGTGGTCCTGCTGGTGACAGCGAGGTACCGAGTGATCTTACGCTGTCCGACATTCTGGACGAGGTGATCGAAAACATGCCCGACGCAGACCGCCCTCAGCCCGATGTTAATGTGCGGCAACGACAG GGAATGAAAGAGAAAAACGCGATGATCAATGCGATACGACAAAGCTTGATGCAATACGAGGCGGTGGGTAAGAGCCCTGGGGGTTCGAGCCCGAGTGCTGGGGCGGGGCCCGGcgtggcggcgggcgcggctcCGCGGGCGGCGCCGGCCGGGTACGGCGCGCCGGTGTCGCCGGGCTCGCCCGAGCCGCGCGAGCGCTGGCGGGCGCTGCAGTGCGGCCTGCCGGGCTATGCGGACCCCGCCCGGGCGCGGGCGCTGGTGGAGCAAGAACGTGCTCGGTTGCTGCAGCTGCAGCGAACGCAGCAGATGCTCGTATCACCTGAG GCTGCTGAGCAACCTCAAGCTGATTTAGGCTCGACTATCAACGCCCTCGTTTCCGCCACGCCCCCTAATGTAGCTTTAACACGAACGGACTATCACCATCAGATGTATCACCAGAACA ATCAAATGGGTCCAAATTAcggtacaaataaaataaccacgTCGCAACAGAACCCGATGCTCAGCCGACAGTTGAGT GTGGCGGGTTCGGGCGCGTACTCGCACAGCGGCGGCGTCTCCACGCATACGGCGGCCGCGCTACACACGCCCATGACGCCCGCGCAGCCCTACcaccgcccgccgcgcccgcatCTAG GTGCGGGtaacggcggcggcggcgcgggcgcgggcggcacGTCGGAGTACGTGCGCAACGAGCTGCGCGCCGTGGTGGGCGCGCGCGCGCGGCCCGAGCTGCACGCGCTGCAGCCGCCTGACATGGACGCGCTCATCGCCTACGACATCACGCCGCCCG AGTACTACGGAGGCGGGCTCGGCggaggcggcgcgggcggcgggcggtga